The window GGTGGGGTGTTCGGTCTCGTTGATTGCAATTCGTTTTACTGCTCTTGCGAGAGGTTGTTTCGTCCGGAGCTTAGGACTCGTCCGGTTGTGGTCCTATCAAACAACGACGGTTGTGTGATTTCACGAAGCAAGGAGGCGAAAGAATTCGGAATCCAAATGGGAGAACCGGCGTTTCTTCGTAAGGATTTCTTCGCAGCAAATAACATTACGGTCTTTTCTTCGAATTACGCGCTCTATGGCGACCTGTCTAGAAGAGTGATGAACGAACTTAGTCATTTTTCTCCGGACGTAGAGGTTTACTCGATCGATGAAGCATTTCTCGGATTCTCCGGATTTCCAAAAGACACGTTACCCGCAATCGCGAAGCGGATATATAAGAAGATTCCAAAAAACACGGGGATCCCTGTTTCCGTAGGGATGGGGCCGACAAAAACGCTGGCTAAACTCGCGAATCATCTCGCGAAAAAAAAGGATGAATATCGCGGAATCTATATCATCGATTCAGAAGAATCGCGGGAAGCTGCGTTAAAGCAAGTTTCCGTTGCGGATATTTGGGGGATCGGTCCCGCGTATGCGCGAAAGCTCGAAGCTGTCGGAATCACGAACGCTTGGGAGTTCGCGAAAGCTAACAAACATTGGATTCGAAAGCACTTAACGGTGGTTGGAGCGCGAATCGCGTATGAGCTAAACTCCATTGAATGCTCGTCTCTCGTCACAGTCGATCCCGCAAAAAAGACGATCTCCGTAGCGCGTTCCTTTAGTTCAATGAAAGACACACGGGAAGCGTTGGAAGGAGCGGTCGCGACCTTCGCGAGTGCTGCGGCGTATAATCTCCGGAAGCAAAAAGGTTACACGAATTTGATTCGCGTCTTCGTTCATACGAATCAGCACAGATCGGACCTAGAACAATATGGATGTAATACGATCGTTCCCCTTCCAGTCCAAATGCAGGACACGATCAAGATTGTCCGCTATGCACTTCACGGTCTGCGAAAAATCTACAAACGCGGGCTACAATACAAGAAAGCCGGTGTAATTCTCGATCAAATCAGGTTGGAAAGCGACCAGCAAAACGACTTGTTCGACAATTTTAATCGGGACCGCGACGAAAAAAT of the Leptospira sp. WS92.C1 genome contains:
- a CDS encoding Y-family DNA polymerase gives rise to the protein MKTNSSFGVWPHVAAIIYSEGGVFGLVDCNSFYCSCERLFRPELRTRPVVVLSNNDGCVISRSKEAKEFGIQMGEPAFLRKDFFAANNITVFSSNYALYGDLSRRVMNELSHFSPDVEVYSIDEAFLGFSGFPKDTLPAIAKRIYKKIPKNTGIPVSVGMGPTKTLAKLANHLAKKKDEYRGIYIIDSEESREAALKQVSVADIWGIGPAYARKLEAVGITNAWEFAKANKHWIRKHLTVVGARIAYELNSIECSSLVTVDPAKKTISVARSFSSMKDTREALEGAVATFASAAAYNLRKQKGYTNLIRVFVHTNQHRSDLEQYGCNTIVPLPVQMQDTIKIVRYALHGLRKIYKRGLQYKKAGVILDQIRLESDQQNDLFDNFNRDRDEKISEAMDKINARYGKSKVKLAVASKQNAWSLRQENLSPRYTTRWQDIPIVLS